The genomic DNA CGGACGCGGACGCGGCAAGGGTGTATTGGCCAGCGGCGCGGCCGGGGCCGAGGCGTCGACCACCATCCGGCATTCCTGCGGCAGATCCGCCATGGTCAGTGGCGGCTTCGGCTTCGGTTTCGTCCCGGGTTTCGCCGGCGTCCATGGCTCGTCGCTCAGCCACCAGTCGAGCTCCTTGCCGCAGCCGTCGCCGGGCGGTGGAGGATCCTGGTTCTTGCAGCCAGAGCTGCCGCTGGGACAGGCGATGCGAACATGGAAGTGATAATAGTGCCCCCACCAGGGCCTGACAGTCCTCAGCCAGCCGCGGTCGCTGCCGGCGAAATCGCACAGCGCCTTCTTGATCGCCGGATGCACGAAAATCCGTTCGGTCTCCGGTTGCTTGGCGGCGCGACGGATCAGCGCGGCGTGCGCCGGCGTGAACCGCTTCGGATCGACCTCGCGAACGCCGTCCTTGAGCATCGAGGTCGCGGAGATCTCCTCCCGCTCGGTGGCGCTCAGGGTGCGGCCCGGCATGGGCGTCAGCCAAATGTCGGCATCGAGCCCGATCTGGTGACTTGCGTGACCCGATGTCATCGGTCCGCCGCGCGGTTGCGCCAGGTCGCCGACCAGAAGGCCGTTCCAGCCTTCCGATCTCGCTCCGACGGCGATCCGCTCGATCAGCGAGATCAAGACCGGATGGCCCCAGTTGCGGTTTCGCGACAGGCGCATCACCTGCCAGGCGGGGCCGTCGACGGGCAGCGGCATTGCACCGGCGAGGCAGCCGCGCGCATAGGAGCCGATGGCGCGTGCGGCAAGCGGCGCGGGGTCCTTGGCGCGTCCGAACAGGTCCTTGGCGGCGACCTGCGCGGTCGCGGGCGCCGTTGAAAGGCCGACGAACCCGAGCGCGAGCGCTAAGGCAAGAGCCCGGGCAAACATGGCGGTCGGAAGGCGTCTTGATATCAAACGGCGTGTCATGGCTCGCATATCGGCACGGGACGGCCCGGTTCAAGGTCGGCCGGGTCCCGATGCTCCCCGCATTTATGGTCTGCCCGCAGGGTAAACGGCTTGTTAATCCCGAGGCAAACCCGCCGGCTCGGTCATCGCGCCGGGCGGGTCGACCTCGACGGTCGCGTGATTGACGCCGAACGCCGACTTGAGCCGCGCCTTGACAGCGGTGATCGTGGCGAAGCCGTCGGCGCCAGGCGCGAGTTCGACGTTGAGCGTTACCAGGGGGCGGTTCTCGTCGAGAGCCCAGACATGGACGTGGCGCACGGCGGCGATGCCCTCGACGGTACCCATCAGCGCGTCGCGGATGCTTCTCGGCTCAAGCCCGACCGGCGCGCCCTCCAGCAGGATATGGCCGGACTCGCGGGCGAGCTTGAGGCCGGCCCTGAGGATCAGCAATGCGACGAACACCGAGAGGATCGGATCGATCGGCATCCAGCCGGTCCAGAGGATCACCGCGGCCGCGGTGATCGCGCCAAGCGAGCCGAGCATGTCGCCGGCAACATGGATCAGTGCGCCGCGCACGTTGAGGCTTTCCCGCTGGCCTCCCATCAGCACCAGGAAGGCGACGATGTTGACGACGAGGCCGAGGACGGCGACGACCATCATCGGCCCGGCAAGCACCGTGACGGGATCGGCAAAGCGCTCGGCGGCCTCGATGACGATGAAGGCCGTGATCATCAGGATCGCGATCGCGTTGGCGAAGGCGACGAGCACCGGCAGGCGCCTGTTGCCGAAGGTCCGCCGTTCGGTCGGCTCGCCGCCCGCGACGCGGAAGGCCCACCAAGCGAAGCCCAGCGACACGGCGTCGATCATCATGTGCGCGGCGTCGGCGATCAGCGCCAGCGATCCGGTCATGATGCCGCCGGCGGCTTCGGCGAACATGAACCCGCCGGTCAGGAGCGCGGCGATCCCGATACGGCGCTGATTGGCGCCGGACGTGTGCGAGTGACCGTGTTGGTGCCCGGCATCGCGTGCCGCGGCGTGTCCTTCGCTTTGATCGTGGCCGTTGCTCATTCCGCTCCGTTTTTCAAGATTGGATTAGCCGGATTGCAAGGGTTCCCCGCTAGGCTGATCTCGCTTTCGGATTGAGATTTCTACCAGTCAAAGCGTCCGCGGAAAAAGGGCGCGAGGCGGTCTAGGCGTCCGGTGGGCGCCAGGGGCGGGAGGTGCGTCATGCGTCGATTCGCAATGCTGTTTCTCTTCCTCGGTGTGCTGATCGCGCAGCCCGTGTCGGCATCGTCAGACGTCGTCGCCAAGATTTCGCTGTCGAACCAGACCATGCAGGTCTACGTCAACGGCCTGCGTCGATACAGCTGGCCGGTTTCGACCGCCCGCAGCGGCTATCGCACGCCGACCGGCAACTATAGGCCGATAAGGATGCACAGGACCTATTTCTCGAAGAAGTATCACGGCTCGCCGATGCCTTACTCGATCTTCTTTCACGGAGGATATGCGATTCACGGCACGAACTACGTGAAATCGCTCGGCCGCCCGGCGAGTCATGGCTGCGTGCGCCTGCATCCCTCCAACGCGGCGGCCCTGTTCAGCCTCGTCAAGCGGCACGGCGCCGGCAACACGCAGATCGTGATCACCCGCTGATCGAAACGGTCGGTCCCTCCGGTTGCCGCCGCCGCCACCGGGCACCCTTGCCATCAAAGCCGCAATCCTGTCTGCTTCGGGCTGCTTTGCGCGAGGAGGCCGATATGCTGACGCCGATCTGGGGACTGCCCGAGCCGATCATCGGATATGAGGCGAGCGGGCACGTTACCAACGCGGACTACAAGGAGCGGATGATCCCCGCGCTCGAGAAGGCGATCGCCGAAAAGGGAAAGATCCGCT from Microbaculum marinisediminis includes the following:
- the mepA gene encoding penicillin-insensitive murein endopeptidase; the protein is MTRRLISRRLPTAMFARALALALALGFVGLSTAPATAQVAAKDLFGRAKDPAPLAARAIGSYARGCLAGAMPLPVDGPAWQVMRLSRNRNWGHPVLISLIERIAVGARSEGWNGLLVGDLAQPRGGPMTSGHASHQIGLDADIWLTPMPGRTLSATEREEISATSMLKDGVREVDPKRFTPAHAALIRRAAKQPETERIFVHPAIKKALCDFAGSDRGWLRTVRPWWGHYYHFHVRIACPSGSSGCKNQDPPPPGDGCGKELDWWLSDEPWTPAKPGTKPKPKPPLTMADLPQECRMVVDASAPAAPLANTPLPRPRP
- a CDS encoding cation diffusion facilitator family transporter, coding for MSNGHDQSEGHAAARDAGHQHGHSHTSGANQRRIGIAALLTGGFMFAEAAGGIMTGSLALIADAAHMMIDAVSLGFAWWAFRVAGGEPTERRTFGNRRLPVLVAFANAIAILMITAFIVIEAAERFADPVTVLAGPMMVVAVLGLVVNIVAFLVLMGGQRESLNVRGALIHVAGDMLGSLGAITAAAVILWTGWMPIDPILSVFVALLILRAGLKLARESGHILLEGAPVGLEPRSIRDALMGTVEGIAAVRHVHVWALDENRPLVTLNVELAPGADGFATITAVKARLKSAFGVNHATVEVDPPGAMTEPAGLPRD
- a CDS encoding L,D-transpeptidase; this translates as MRRFAMLFLFLGVLIAQPVSASSDVVAKISLSNQTMQVYVNGLRRYSWPVSTARSGYRTPTGNYRPIRMHRTYFSKKYHGSPMPYSIFFHGGYAIHGTNYVKSLGRPASHGCVRLHPSNAAALFSLVKRHGAGNTQIVITR